The following coding sequences lie in one Candidatus Kinetoplastibacterium sorsogonicusi genomic window:
- a CDS encoding superoxide dismutase: MLFTLPELPYDVNALSPLISKETIEFHYGKHHQTYINNLNNLISNNEIYENATLEEIIKKSSGALFNNAAQVWNHNFYWNSLSPNKKKPSDLVLNAIISKWKSLDNFKKDFSNMAISNFGSGWTWLVKKENSDLEIVNTSNAYTPVTTSDIPLLTCDVWEHAYYIDYRNARPKYLESFWDLINWDFVNENFNMK; the protein is encoded by the coding sequence ATGTTATTTACTTTACCTGAACTTCCATATGATGTTAATGCATTATCTCCATTAATATCTAAAGAAACTATAGAATTTCATTATGGAAAACATCATCAAACGTACATAAACAACTTAAATAATCTTATTTCTAATAATGAAATTTATGAAAATGCAACTTTAGAAGAAATTATTAAAAAATCTTCTGGAGCATTATTTAATAACGCAGCACAAGTCTGGAATCATAATTTTTATTGGAATAGTCTATCTCCAAATAAAAAAAAACCATCTGATTTAGTACTAAATGCAATTATATCTAAATGGAAAAGCTTAGATAATTTTAAAAAAGATTTTAGTAATATGGCTATTAGTAATTTTGGTTCTGGATGGACATGGTTGGTAAAAAAAGAAAATTCAGATTTGGAAATAGTGAATACTAGTAATGCTTATACGCCGGTTACTACATCTGATATTCCATTATTAACATGTGATGTATGGGAACACGCTTATTATATTGATTATAGAAATGCACGTCCTAAATACCTTGAATCTTTTTGGGATTTAATTAACTGGGATTTCGTCAATGAAAATTTTAATATGAAATAA
- a CDS encoding cold-shock protein, translating into MSEINNSHSSGNTEKSIGTVKWFNNSKGFGFIAPDDGGEDIFAHFSSIQMNGFKALKEGQRVSYKVVPGQKGKQAIDINAI; encoded by the coding sequence ATGTCTGAAATTAACAATAGCCATAGTTCTGGAAATACAGAGAAATCCATAGGTACAGTAAAATGGTTTAATAATTCTAAAGGATTTGGCTTTATTGCTCCAGATGATGGTGGTGAAGACATATTCGCACATTTTTCATCAATTCAAATGAATGGATTTAAAGCATTAAAGGAAGGTCAAAGAGTATCTTATAAAGTTGTTCCTGGACAAAAAGGTAAACAAGCTATTGATATTAATGCAATTTAA
- a CDS encoding accessory factor UbiK family protein, protein MIHNPFLNNILEKFNNLVNNSDLVSIKNNLHNIGLESLKKLDLVTKDEFELQTEILENLINKVHDLSLQLKQLEEKIIKLENNQ, encoded by the coding sequence ATGATTCATAATCCGTTTTTAAATAATATTTTGGAAAAATTTAATAATTTAGTAAACAATAGTGATCTGGTATCTATTAAAAATAATTTACATAATATAGGATTAGAATCTTTAAAAAAATTAGATCTTGTTACCAAAGATGAATTTGAACTTCAAACAGAAATATTAGAAAATTTAATAAATAAAGTACATGATTTATCTTTACAATTGAAACAATTAGAAGAAAAAATTATTAAATTAGAAAATAATCAATAA